The genomic window GAATTCTTCTTGCTAGTTTTAAAACTCCCCAACCTAGAAAAAGCCCAGTAAATAAAGATCCTGAAATACCTAGCTTAAATTTACCAATTTTCACCTTACCAAGAAGCATTCCGGTAGAGAGGGTCAAAAAAATAAGCGTGTAACTGTTTGTAATGAATTTAAAAATATCGAATTTCATTATTTTTCCTCCTTAATATTTTAAAGTTAATCTAATTCCCAATTTATAAAAACAAGAAATAGCAAAAAATAAAATGATTTTTGTATACAATTATCCTTTTTGAATGCGGTTCTAAGTTTATCTTTTTTTAAAAAAATGTCAATACTTTTTAAAAATTTAAGTCTTAACTCCTATTTTAAAAGGAAATCACTTAAAAAACTTTCTTCATTCATTAATAAAAAAATAAAAAAACATTGACAATTTGGGCATTTTCGTACTATATTTATACTAAATTGCATACAATTATTACTATGTGTCTTATAATTATATCAAGGAGGTTTTTTCAATGATCAAGCTTTATGATTCAGGGGTCTATGTAAAAAATGGATCTGAAATAGTACCTGCAGGTGCTGACCTTGGGGTTTCTGTGGAAGAGGCTAAAAAGGGGACTATGGCCTACTCTATATTAGAGGCTCACAACACAACAGACGACATGAAAGATCTGACTCTGAAATTTGACGCTATGGCTTCTCATGACATCACTTTTGTTGGGGTTATCCAGACTGCAAAAGCTAGTGGAATGAAAAAATTCCCTCTTCCATATGTTCTTACTAACTGCCATAACAGTCTTTGTGCTGTAGGTGGAACAATAAACGAAGATGACCACATGTTCGGTCTTTCTGCTGCTAAAAAATATGGGGGAATATATGTACCTGCTCACCAGGCTGTTATCCATTCATACATGAGAGAAAATTATGCAGGATGCGGAAAGATGATCCTAGGATCTGACTCTCATACTAGATATGGTGCTCTTGGTACTATGGCTATCGGTGAAGGTGGAGGGGAGCTTGTAAAACAGCTTCTTGAAAAAACTTATGATGTTCCTTATCCAAAAGTTGTAGGTGTAAAATTAACCGGTAAACCAAAAGCCGGAATTGGTTCTCACGATGTGGCACTTGCAATCATCGGAAAAGTATTCAAAAATGGATATGTGAAAAACTCTGTAATGGAATTCTTCGGAGATGGAATCAAAAACCTTAATGTAGAATTCAGAAACGGTATCGACGTTATGACTACTGAGACTACTTGTCTGACTTCTATCTGGGAGACCGATGAGCAGGTTAAGGATTATCTTGATGTCCACCACCGTGTAGAGGATTACAGAGATCTAAAACCTGCTGACGTAGCATACTATGACGGGATGATCGAAGTTAACTTAGATGAAATAGAGTCTATGATAGCTCTTCCTGCTCATCCGTCAAATGTTTTCTCTATCAGAGAACTTTATGAAAATCTCGATGAGATTTTAACTGAAACAGAGGCAAACTGTAAAAAGCTTGGATTAAATATAGACCTTAAGTCTAAGGTTGTAGACGGAAAACTTAGAGCTGAACAGGGTGTTATCGGTGGATGTTCAGGCGGAACTTTCGACAACATCGTCGGAGCCTTAGACGTACTAAAAGGACACGCTGTTTCTGAGGACTTCACACTTAGTATCTACCCTGGAAGTCAACCTGCATACATGAGATTCAACGAGATGGGATTGAATATAGAAGCTATGAAATCTGGAGCCATTATGAGAACTGCATTCTGCGGACCATGTTTCGGAGCTGGGGACACTCCTGCAAACAATCAGCTAAGCATCCGTCACAACACTAGAAACTTCCCTTCTAGAGAAGGATCAAAGCCTGGAAAGGGACAGATCTCATCTGTTGCACTTATGGATGCCAAGAGTATAGCTGCCACTGCAATAAATGGTGGATTCATCACTGCTGCTACTGATTTAGATGTGGAGTACACAGATACTGCATCTACATACAAGTACGACGACACTCCGTACAAAAATAAGGTGCATAACTACGGAAAAACTCCTGAGGCCCAGCCGGAAGTTGAGCTGATTGAAGGTCCAAACATCAAACCATGGCCTGAAATGCCTGAACTGACTGAAAATGTTTTATTCAAAGTTACAGCTTTTATAGATGACCCTGTAACTACTACAGATGAGCTTATCCCTTCTGGAGAAACTTCATCTTTCAGATCAAACCCTTACGGATTATCTGAATTTACTCTTTCGAGACGTGTTCCTGAATACGTAGGTAAATCAAAGGCTGTTCGTGAGTTTGAATATGCTAGAGAAAATGGAGAAAATCCTTTCGAGAAGTTCGGCGAACTTAGGCCAGTTTATGAAAAAATTAAAACATTGGTTGACGTTGCTCCTACTGAAATCGGAATAGGTTCTTTAGTTTATGCAAATAAACCTGGAGATGGTTCAGCTAGAGAACAGGCAGCTTCTTGTCAGAAGGTCTTAGGTGGATGGGGCAACATCTGTCATGAGTACGCTACTAAAAGATACAGATCAAATGTAATCAACTGGGGAATGCTTCCATTCACAATGGAAGAGAAGGCACCATTTGGTGATGATGCTTACCTTCTAGTAACGGATGTCAGAAAAGCCCTAAAAGAAGGAATAGAAGATATTACAGCTTATGTTTTAGGGGATGAAATCAAGAAATTTAACCTAAAATTAACAAATCTTACTCAAGATGAAAGACAGGTTCTTTTAGACGGTTGCCTGATTAACTACTACAGAAAAAACAGTTAAAATTAATCTTAGAATTTATAGAGCCTTCCTTGGGAGGGCTCTGTTTTTTTCCATTTGAAATCAAATATTGAATTTACACAGTGTTACTTTTCTCTTGAAAGAAAAGTAACCAAAAGTTCAAGAATTTTCAAACGTCTAGGAAGTAAATGTTTCTATTATTGCCTTTGTAAGCTACAGTCCTCGGTTCCCTGCTCATCCACTGGATAAGGTGTTTCATAGTCGCTACCGCTCCTTGAACTCCCTTAACTTATTCTGTAGGACGGCTGAGTGCAGGTTCTTTCCTGTATAAGCCCTGCGACTTGAAAATTCACTAAGAGACCTTAAGGAATATAAGACTGCACTAAGTAAAAAGCATGCGCGTAGTTACTATTTCATTTATAGTGTTTTAAATGTTTTTAATTACCCTTTAAAAAATTCCGTTAAGAAATCACCTTTTCTGAAATCCACTTTCCTTGATATAAGGAGGTTTACCGACTATATTTCAAGTGAAAGTTAGTTCAGAAATGATTTTAGGAATCTTTTTAGGGGTGTCTTTTCTTTGGTTACTTTCTTTGGACAAGCAAAGAAAGTAACACAGGTTTTCAGATAAATTCAGTAATTTATCAAATTAACCCCCTCTAACTTAAAATGGAAGCCAAGACTTTTTGTCTTAGCTTCCATTTTTTAAATACATCTAAATATCATTTCGGCCACTATACTTCCAACAATTCATTTGGCCTTGAAAATCTAAAATTACAGCTACTTGGTTCTGGTGAATTTGTAAAATGCAAATGTTGAAACTAGAAAAAAATCTACAAGCATAAATATCTTATACCCTGTTGAAAACTGTGGCATAAAAGGAACATAGAGTAGTGCCGTCCAAAACAACCACTGAGTAAATTTAGAAAATATATGCCATCTTTTTCTATATTTTGATTCCATCATTCCGGCTTTTTTATATTCCATCCTGAGAGCATAAAAATCCGCTATAAAAACAAACCCCGAAGTTACTCCAAATATCAAAGCGTAGAGCCCCTTACTTTCAAAGGAAAGAATGGCGATCAAAGCTGCTGTAAAGAGTACTCCCCAAATCAAACGTAATTTTTTATTAAATATCATATTTCACCCTTAATCCATATTATTTTCTGTATTTTAACCTATTTGTCAGACTTTAACAACTTATTTAACACCATAGGTCCAAAGAGTGACAGTACGGCTAATACAATAAAGAATATTGATATAGAATCTGAAGCAAATATAGACATTGAACCTTTAGACAATACCATTGACTGTCTAAAAGAAGTCTCTATCTTGGTTCCTAGTATCAATGCCAATATAAATGAGGAAATTGGTATTTTTAATTTCTTGGCAAAGAATGCAATTATACCGCATAATGCAACGATGAAAAAATCAGTTGTGGCAAAACTAAGTGCATAAGTTCCTATAAATCCTAGTGCTACAACAAGAGGCAGAAGTATTTTTTCAGGAGTTTTCAGTACTTTTACCAATTGCGATGCCAGTGGAATGTTTATTACTGCAAGCATTATATTACTAATATACATACTTGCTAAAACTCCCCAGGCTACATCGGGCTGGCTTGTAAACAGCATAGGACCCGGCTTAATCCCAAGCATCATTAGAGCTCCTAGCATTACTGCTGTAGTTCCAGATCCTGGAATACCAAGAGTAAGCATAGGTATCATAGCTCCAACTGCAGTGGCATTATTGGCGGCTTCTGGTGCTGCCAATCCTATAATATTACCCTTACCGAAGCTGTCAGGATCCTTTGATAAACTCTTTTCAGTTGAATATGCAAGCATAGAAGAGATAGTCGCACCAGCACCTGGAAGTATCCCTATAAAGAATCCTAGCGGCGTACTTCTCAAGATAGGCATGAGACACTCTTTAAACTCCGATTTACTTACCCAAACCCTGCTTATATCATAATTAGAATTTTTGGCATCTGAAGCGGGGTCATGATTGAATAATATTTTGCCAAAGTTATTATAAACCTCTCCAATTGCATAGAATCCTATAATCATTATAAGAAAATCTACACCTTCATAGAGTTCTGGAATACCCATTGTATATCTCACAGTTCCAGTGAGAGAATCAGCCCCTATAGTACTAACCATGAGCCCCAAAGAGGTCGCAAAAAGTCCTCTTATTACATTCCCTCTTGATATTGCCGATGTTGCTATTAAAGCGAATATCATCAGTGTAAAATACTGAGGAGGTCCGAATTTTATCGCTACTTTAGATATAGAAACAGCTAGGAACGTCATCAAAATTGTTGCTATAACGCCCCCTATAAAAGAAGCTATTGCAGACATTGCAAGGGCTTCTCCTGCTTTTCCGTTCTTAGTCATAGGATATCCGTCAAAAGTAGCAGCTATTGCTCCTCCGTCTCCAGGTGTATTAATCAAAATAGATGCTCTGGATCCACCAAACATCGCTCCGTAGTATATGGCTGTAAGCGTACTTAAAGCGGTTACTGGATTCATCCCGAATGTCAGTGGAAGAAGAACAGCAATACCGGTTGCAGGACCTAGTCCAGGTAACATCCCGACGATAGAACCAAACACCCCTCCAAAAAATATCCACATGATATTTGTAAAGGTCAAGATTTCACTAAATCCTCCCATTAAATATGAAAATATATCTAACATAATTCACCTTCCTGATTAAAAATTTATTATCCCTGGTGGTAAAGAAATCGCCAATAATTTTGAAAATATAAAGTATGCTATTACAGAAAAAGCTACTGAAATAATTGAGTTCTGTTTAATTTTACCACCATTTAAAATACTTAAAAGTCCCATTAAGAGGACTGTCGTAGAAAGTATATAACCAAGATGTTCAAAGACTAAAGTATAAATTACAAATATCACGGTACATTTTCCAATAGTCATTGCAACTTTTTTATCTATTTCTAATTTTTTCCCCTCTACTTTTCCCATATGGTCCTGTAAAAATATTACTGCAGAAAGAACGGCGGTCAGTATTATAACCATTGTAGGAAATATTTTGGTCCCTGAAAGAAAAGTAGCTCCTGCACCTACAGCAGTGGCCGTACTAATACCATATACAACTGCAAGCAAAGCTCCAAAAATACCTATTATTTTATTCTGAGTCATTTTTCACCTCTTAAATTATTAAAGTTTAAGTTGATAACCGCCTAAATTTATTATAAAGGTAGTTATCAATTCAACAGCTAAATGTATCATAAGATAATTATTTTGTAAGACCTACAGCGTCAGTTAAATCTTTATAAACTTTAAATTCTTTTTCCCACATTTTTCTTGTTTCAGAACTGTTTTTATAATATGGAAGCCAGCTGTTGTTTTCCATGATTTTTTTCCAGTCATCTGTAGCCGTTGCTTTTTCAATGATAGTTTCCCAGTAATCTGCCTCTTCGTCAGTCATTCCAGGGTGAGCCACTATA from uncultured Ilyobacter sp. includes these protein-coding regions:
- a CDS encoding hydratase is translated as MIKLYDSGVYVKNGSEIVPAGADLGVSVEEAKKGTMAYSILEAHNTTDDMKDLTLKFDAMASHDITFVGVIQTAKASGMKKFPLPYVLTNCHNSLCAVGGTINEDDHMFGLSAAKKYGGIYVPAHQAVIHSYMRENYAGCGKMILGSDSHTRYGALGTMAIGEGGGELVKQLLEKTYDVPYPKVVGVKLTGKPKAGIGSHDVALAIIGKVFKNGYVKNSVMEFFGDGIKNLNVEFRNGIDVMTTETTCLTSIWETDEQVKDYLDVHHRVEDYRDLKPADVAYYDGMIEVNLDEIESMIALPAHPSNVFSIRELYENLDEILTETEANCKKLGLNIDLKSKVVDGKLRAEQGVIGGCSGGTFDNIVGALDVLKGHAVSEDFTLSIYPGSQPAYMRFNEMGLNIEAMKSGAIMRTAFCGPCFGAGDTPANNQLSIRHNTRNFPSREGSKPGKGQISSVALMDAKSIAATAINGGFITAATDLDVEYTDTASTYKYDDTPYKNKVHNYGKTPEAQPEVELIEGPNIKPWPEMPELTENVLFKVTAFIDDPVTTTDELIPSGETSSFRSNPYGLSEFTLSRRVPEYVGKSKAVREFEYARENGENPFEKFGELRPVYEKIKTLVDVAPTEIGIGSLVYANKPGDGSAREQAASCQKVLGGWGNICHEYATKRYRSNVINWGMLPFTMEEKAPFGDDAYLLVTDVRKALKEGIEDITAYVLGDEIKKFNLKLTNLTQDERQVLLDGCLINYYRKNS
- a CDS encoding tripartite tricarboxylate transporter permease, translating into MLDIFSYLMGGFSEILTFTNIMWIFFGGVFGSIVGMLPGLGPATGIAVLLPLTFGMNPVTALSTLTAIYYGAMFGGSRASILINTPGDGGAIAATFDGYPMTKNGKAGEALAMSAIASFIGGVIATILMTFLAVSISKVAIKFGPPQYFTLMIFALIATSAISRGNVIRGLFATSLGLMVSTIGADSLTGTVRYTMGIPELYEGVDFLIMIIGFYAIGEVYNNFGKILFNHDPASDAKNSNYDISRVWVSKSEFKECLMPILRSTPLGFFIGILPGAGATISSMLAYSTEKSLSKDPDSFGKGNIIGLAAPEAANNATAVGAMIPMLTLGIPGSGTTAVMLGALMMLGIKPGPMLFTSQPDVAWGVLASMYISNIMLAVINIPLASQLVKVLKTPEKILLPLVVALGFIGTYALSFATTDFFIVALCGIIAFFAKKLKIPISSFILALILGTKIETSFRQSMVLSKGSMSIFASDSISIFFIVLAVLSLFGPMVLNKLLKSDK
- a CDS encoding tripartite tricarboxylate transporter TctB family protein; the protein is MTQNKIIGIFGALLAVVYGISTATAVGAGATFLSGTKIFPTMVIILTAVLSAVIFLQDHMGKVEGKKLEIDKKVAMTIGKCTVIFVIYTLVFEHLGYILSTTVLLMGLLSILNGGKIKQNSIISVAFSVIAYFIFSKLLAISLPPGIINF